A single window of Aspergillus oryzae RIB40 DNA, chromosome 8 DNA harbors:
- a CDS encoding eukaryotic translation initiation factor 4E (translation initiation factor 4F, cap-binding subunit (eIF-4E) and related cap-binding proteins), with amino-acid sequence MAAVAENGPVPVNDENTAPTVAAPEQKEETEKTNGDNITVFHDPENFNVKHPLMHEWTLWFTKPPSGKGDNWNDLLKEVVTFNSVEEFWGIYNNITPTSELGLKADYHLFKKGIRPEWEDPQNKHGGKWSYSFKDKRSVPIDDLWLHAQLAAIGETLENDGDSEVMGVVVNVRKGFYRVGLWTRTVGKSIPGDKSSRTPAQGKDVLESIGRRFKEVLRLNEADVVEFSGHTDSAHSGSTRAKAKYTV; translated from the exons ATGGCCGCTGTTGCTGAAAACGGTCCCGTACCGGTGAACGACGAGAACACCGCGCCCACCGTTGCCGCCCCcgagcagaaggaggagacCGAGAAGACAAATGGCGACAACATCACAGTGTTCCACGACCCTGAGAACTTCAACGTGAAGCATCCTCTCATGCACGAGTGGACCCTGTGGTTCACCAAGCCTCCTAGCGGCAAG GGCGATAACTGGAACGACCTGTTGAAGGAAGTTGTCACATTTAACTCGGTTGAGGAATTCTGGGGAATCTAC AACAACATCACGCCGACCTCTGAGTTGGGCCTCAAAGCAGACTACCATCTTTTCAAAAAGGGTATCCGGCCTGAGTGGGAAGACCCTCAGAACAAGCACGGCGGCAAGTGGTCGTATTCGTTCAAAGACAAGCGTTCTGTACCTATCGACGATCTGTGGCTGCACGCCCAACTGGCAGCCATTGGTGAGACTCTCGAAAATGATGGCGACAGCGAGGTTATGGGAGTCGTTGTGAATGTGCGTAAGGGTTTCTACCGTGTCGGTCTGTGGACACGGACTGTGGGCAAGAGCATTCCGGGAGACAAGAGTTCCCGCACACCTGCTCAGGGCAAGGACGTTCTCGAATCCATCGGCCGCCGGTTCAAGGAAGTCTTGCGTCTGAACGAGGCGGACGTTGTGGAGTTCTCTGGACACACAGACAGTGCACACAGCGGTAGCACGAGGGCGAAGGCCAAGTACACTGTTTGA
- a CDS encoding Mpv17/PMP22 family protein (peroxisomal membrane protein MPV17 and related proteins), with protein sequence MFRWYQAKLAKQPILTASVTSAVLFGSGDVLAQQVVDRKGLEKHDFARTGRMALYGGAIFGPAATTWFGFLQRNVVLKNSKATIVARVAADQCLFTPTHLTCFLTSMAIMEGSDPIEKWRNSFLPSYKANLTIWPLVQGVNFSIVPLEYRVLVVNLVSLGWNCLLSMINSGDK encoded by the exons ATGTTTCGTTG GTATCAGGCAAAGTTAGCTAAGCAGCCCATTCTCACGGCCAGTGTGACCAGCGCT GTGCTCTTTGGTAGCGGTGATGTGCTCGCTCAGCAGGTAGTTGATCGCAAGGGGCTTGAGAAGCATGACTTTGCCAGAACCGGTCGCATGGCTCTATACGGAGGAG CTATCTTTGGTCCCGCTGCTACAACCTGGTTCGGCTTTCTTCAACGGAATGTGGTTCTGAAGAATAGCAAGGCAACCATCGTCGCCCGGGTTGCCGCAGACCAGTGCTTATTTACTCCTACCCATCTTACCTGCTTCTTGACCTCCATGGCTATCATGGAAGGGTCGGACCCTATTGAGAAATGGCGTAACAGCTTCCTTCCCAGCTACAAGGCCAACTTGACCATCTGGCCTCTTGTTCAGGGTGTTAACTTCTCCATCGTGCCACTGGAATATCGTGTGCTTGTTGTAAACCTGGTCAGCTTGG GTTGGAATTGCCTTCTCAGCATGATCAATAGCGGCGATAAATAA
- a CDS encoding 40S ribosomal protein uS5 (40S ribosomal protein S2/30S ribosomal protein S5) yields MADAAPRGRGGFGSRGDRGGDRGRGRGRRGRRGGKQEEKEWQPVTKLGRLVKAGKITSMEQIYLHSLPIKEYQIVDFFLPKLKDEVMKIKPVQKQTRAGQRTRFKAVVIIGDSEGHIGLGIKTSKEVATAIRAAITIAKLAVLPVRRGYWGSNLGEPHSLPVKQSAKCGSVSVRLIPAPRGTGLVASPAVKRLLQLAGVQDAYTSSSGSTKTLENTLKATFLAVVNTYGFLTPNLWKETKLIRSPLEEFGDVLRQGKKY; encoded by the exons atgGCTGACGCTGCTCCTCGTGGACGTGGAGGATTCGGTTCCCGCGGTGACCGTGGTGGTGAccgtggccgtggccgtggTCGTCGTGGTCGTCGCGGCGGCAagcaggaggagaaggaatggcAGCCCGTCACCAAGCTCGGTCGTCTCGTCAAGGCCGGCAAGATCACCAGCATGGAGCAGATCTACCTCCACTCTCTGCCCATCAAGGAGTACCAGATTGtggacttcttcctccccaagctcaaggatgaggTCATGAAG ATCAAGCCCGTCCAGAAGCAGACCCGTGCCGGTCAGCGTACCCGTTTCAAGgccgtcgtcatcatcggtgACTCTGAGGGCCACATCGGTCTCGGTATCAAGACCTCCAAGGAAGTCGCTACCGCCATCCGTGCCGCTATCACCATTGCCAAGCTCGCCGTTCTCCCCGTCCGTCGTGGTTACTGGGGCAGCAACCTTGGTGAGCCTCACTCTCTGCCCGTTAAGCAGAGCGCCAAGTGTGGTTCCGTCTCCGTCAGA CTTATCCCCGCTCCCCGTGGTACCGGCCTTGTTGCCTCCCCCGCCGTTAAGCGTCTGCTCCAGCTTGCCGGTGTCCAGGATGCCTAcacctcctcttccggcTCCACCAAGACCCTCGAGAACACCCTCAAGGCCACCTTCCTTGCTGTCGTCAACACCTACGGCTTCCTTACTCCTAACCTCTGGAAGGAGACTAAGCTCATCCGCAGCCCTCTTGAGGAGTTCGGTGACGTCCTGCGCCAGGGCAAGAAGTACTAG